A window from Tenacibaculum singaporense encodes these proteins:
- a CDS encoding SMP-30/gluconolactonase/LRE family protein encodes MKHAIYLYLVFSTLTIINAQNKLPFQLEKDWELKGLKNPESVVLDKTNQVLYVSNVNGAPTDKDGNGFISKISLDGEIIELEWLKGLDAPKGLTIHKGKLYVTDINTIVEVDIANKQVQRFTAKDATFLNDIVADKKGNIYASNTFGLSGIYKLPTKGARKVELWLKDDKLNMPNGLSLSKNNLIAAGWGIDLDAKTFATKTPGHLVKINLKTKKIKTISQPFGNLDGLSETLHGFLITDWLAGSLFYLRKGSDKGQLVIDLPQGSADTYFDKATKTLYIPLMLNNKLLKYHFKK; translated from the coding sequence ATGAAACATGCAATCTATTTATACCTTGTATTTAGTACACTAACAATTATTAATGCGCAAAACAAATTACCTTTTCAATTAGAAAAAGATTGGGAATTAAAAGGGTTAAAGAACCCTGAAAGCGTAGTGCTCGATAAAACAAACCAAGTATTATATGTGTCTAATGTAAACGGTGCTCCTACTGATAAAGATGGTAATGGTTTTATATCTAAAATAAGTTTAGACGGAGAAATAATAGAACTAGAATGGCTTAAAGGATTAGATGCTCCTAAAGGACTTACTATTCACAAAGGAAAATTATACGTTACGGATATTAATACTATTGTTGAAGTTGATATAGCAAATAAACAAGTCCAACGATTTACAGCCAAAGATGCTACCTTTCTCAATGATATTGTTGCTGATAAAAAAGGAAATATTTATGCTTCTAACACTTTTGGACTTAGTGGTATTTACAAACTTCCAACTAAAGGGGCTAGAAAAGTTGAGTTATGGTTAAAAGATGATAAATTAAATATGCCTAATGGCTTATCTCTATCAAAAAATAACTTAATAGCTGCTGGTTGGGGTATAGATTTAGATGCTAAAACATTTGCTACTAAAACACCAGGGCATTTGGTTAAAATCAATTTAAAAACAAAAAAAATAAAAACCATAAGTCAACCTTTTGGAAACTTAGATGGACTCAGCGAAACTTTACACGGTTTTTTAATTACTGATTGGTTAGCAGGAAGCCTATTCTACTTGAGAAAAGGAAGTGATAAAGGGCAACTTGTAATTGATTTACCTCAAGGAAGTGCTGATACGTACTTTGACAAAGCTACCAAAACATTATACATCCCTTTAATGTTGAATAATAAATTATTGAAGTATCACTTTAAAAAGTAA